The Chamaesiphon minutus PCC 6605 DNA window AGTGATAATGGACTTATTTATTTAGCAGTTACATTATTCTGCATGATCAAAGGAATTCCAATTCAAGGTTTAATTGGCTGTAGCTATCGTAAAGTTGAAGTTAGAGAATGTCAGCCAGATATTTCGTTCTATATTGGCGATCGAGCTAATTTAGCACCAACAGGTAAATCTGTTGTTAATCTAGACGAACAAGCTATTCCAAACTTAGTGATTGAGATTTCTAATACTACTTTTGAAGACGATCTTGGTGCGAAACGCTTGTTATATGAAGAAATGGGTATTTCTGAATATTGGGTAGTAGACGTGCAAAATTCTCTAATTTATGCTTTTGAAATGTTCGATGGCGGAGCCTCTCCTTCGGAGTATCGAGGTAGCAAACGCATCGACACATCGTTAGTATTGCCGGGACTATCGATCGCTAC harbors:
- a CDS encoding Uma2 family endonuclease, translating into MIQLQEKTTTNTWRKADWETYISTIDPPDREQNQGYYYSGYMRIEDMPTGADHASDNGLIYLAVTLFCMIKGIPIQGLIGCSYRKVEVRECQPDISFYIGDRANLAPTGKSVVNLDEQAIPNLVIEISNTTFEDDLGAKRLLYEEMGISEYWVVDVQNSLIYAFEMFDGGASPSEYRGSKRIDTSLVLPGLSIATITEALNLSKEQDQSQVGKWLMSQFQG